CACATGGCAATGACGACGTTTTTTGTTGGCACGGACTTCGCCAGGCAAAGGCGGCTGTAAGGTGTGCCGTGTTGGGTGGAAGGCGAGCAAGCTTCTCATGGAGGCTCGGCTGCTCGGGGGGTAGCATTGACATGAAGCTTCATGTTTGTGGCTGGTTGAGACAAGGGCATGGGCGATCTGAGCAGATGCGGTCAGCCTAGAATTGTTCCAGTTGAGTCGACGAGGGTTTGCTGATCTGGTGCTTCTGGAGCCCATCTCTAAATTCTGTCCCTGCACTCCTGTGTAAGAGGCTTCAAAAGCTTGCTTCTCCCGGTGAGAGTGGTGAAGTGATGTTGTGGTTGTCAAGTCAGCATGTCTAGCAGCCTGGGTGTGGATCTTGCCAGGGCAAACGGTGTTTACAAATCAAGGCAGCGGCCTCAAAAGAGGGTGAAGGTGGTCTATGAGGGATGTAGTAGGGTTTCCGGAGATCGACCGGGACCCACATGGAGTACATGTCAGAGTGTTCATGTTTGTGTGTGATTCGCTACCAAAGTTAGGGGCGGCCATTTCTGCTAGCCCATCCAATAGTGGTGTTGGtttctctctccttttggAAGTGGCGGAGTCTGTGGTACGGTGCCTCTTGCTTTTGTGTTCTTTTTGGGAGCCTCTCGGGTTCTTCTGTTCCATCTTTATTATGCATGTCGGATCTAGTTTCCTCGTCGGATGGCCTGAGAAGGAAACAACGGGTAGATATCATCTTCAGTGCCATCTATCAGTGTGTGGGGGTGTATTTGTCCGTGGTCTCCATCGCTTCATCGACCATGGAGGCTCCAGgttctttttatttgtttttcgcCTTTTTCCCCTAATTAATAATCCGTCCCAACAATGATGGTTTGTCACTGGTTATGCAATGGACGAATCTTCTGATTGTGTACTTAGATTTAAACCTTTTGCTGAAAAATCAGACGTCTAAGAAATAGCCACACTCTTAGAATAATTCGAAGTTGATAATCAACTGGAGCTTTCTAAATAACTGATTGCTGCCTTTCTAAATTAGTCATGATGTGTTGTGCATGTCACTGGATAATTTTAGAAAGTTGGAAAATCACAACCCACTCATGTTTTCTGATATGTTCCACTTCAGCTTTTGCGGAAATAAGACATAAatccgaaagagaatctcacACGAGAAAATTCGTTTCTTATTTTCTCACGCCACTTAATTTGCTCATGTGACGAAATTGGAAGCCCAGAAACTCCACAGCGCTATTCCCTCCACAGGCTCTCACTGCATCTACCAGTGATCGACCCAGtagtacatatatatagccaGAGCATGTAGAGAAATGCACACTCGTGGCAATTATAGTTGTTAGCTTAGGTCCACTTAGCCTGTCCGGAGCAGGCACGTAAACAGAGGAAGTTACAGAAGTACCAAATCAAGCGCCATGgtgtccgccgccggcggccaaaAAGTGGCGACGATGCAGTTCGCGTCGCACGTCCTGCGGGGCCGCTGGTTCATGTTCTTCGCGTCGATCCTgatcatggcggcggcggggggcacGTACATCTTCGGCATCTACTCCAAGGCGATCAAGACGTCGCTGGGTTACGACCAGCAGACGCTCAACACGCTGAGCTTCTTCAAGGACGTGGGCGCCAACGTGGGCATCCTGCCGGGGCTCATCAACGAGGTGACCCCGCCGTGGGTGGTGCTTGCCTGCGGCGCCGGGATGAACCTGGCCGGTTACCTGATGATCTACCTCTCCGTGTCCGGCCGCACGGCGCGCCCGCCCGTGTGGCTCATGTGCGTGTACATCGCCGTGGGCGCCAACTCGCAGTCCTTCGCCAACACGGGCGCGCTGGTGACCGCGGTCAAGAACTTCCCGGAGGACCGCGGGGTCGTGCTGGGCCTGCTCAAGGGCTTCGTGGGCCTCAGCGGGGCCATCTTCACGCAGCTCTACCGCGCCATCTAcggcgccggggacgacgGCGCGTCCCTGGTGCTGCTCATGGCGTGGCTCCCCGCCGCCATCTCGCTGGTCTTCATCCCGACCATCCGTATCATGCCGCGCGCGTTGGGGAGGAGCCAGGAGGCGAGCGGAAGGGAGCGGAAGGCCTTCTTCTACTTCCTCTACGCGTCCATCGTGCTCGCCGTGTACCTCCTGGTGATGAACGTGGTGGAGCTGGAGGTGCCCGGGTTCCCCAAGCCCGCCTTCTACGTCACGGCCACCGTGCTCCTCCTGTTAATCTTCTTCCCgctcgtcatcgtcgtccagCAAGAGCTCAAGACTTACCtccagccgccgacgccgaccccAGTTAATCTGACCATCACCGTGGACAACGACCCCAAGACGCCGGTAGAACCGGCGCCGGCAGAGTCGTCGACGTCGGCCTCGTGCTTCCAGGACGTGCTACGgccgccggcaagaggggAGGACTACACGATCCTGCAGGCGCTCTTCAGCGTGGACATGCTGGTGCTGTTCGTGGCCACCATCTGCGGCGTGGGGGGCACGCTGACGGCCATCGACAACATGGGCCAGATCGGGCA
This is a stretch of genomic DNA from Brachypodium distachyon strain Bd21 chromosome 1, Brachypodium_distachyon_v3.0, whole genome shotgun sequence. It encodes these proteins:
- the LOC100828435 gene encoding protein NUCLEAR FUSION DEFECTIVE 4, with the translated sequence MVSAAGGQKVATMQFASHVLRGRWFMFFASILIMAAAGGTYIFGIYSKAIKTSLGYDQQTLNTLSFFKDVGANVGILPGLINEVTPPWVVLACGAGMNLAGYLMIYLSVSGRTARPPVWLMCVYIAVGANSQSFANTGALVTAVKNFPEDRGVVLGLLKGFVGLSGAIFTQLYRAIYGAGDDGASLVLLMAWLPAAISLVFIPTIRIMPRALGRSQEASGRERKAFFYFLYASIVLAVYLLVMNVVELEVPGFPKPAFYVTATVLLLLIFFPLVIVVQQELKTYLQPPTPTPVNLTITVDNDPKTPVEPAPAESSTSASCFQDVLRPPARGEDYTILQALFSVDMLVLFVATICGVGGTLTAIDNMGQIGQSLGYPQRSISTFVSLVSIWNYAGRVVAGFASEYVLARYKMPRPLALTLVLLLACVGHLLIAVGVSNGLYAASVILGFCFGAQWPLLFAIISEVFGLKYYSTLYNFGAVASPVGSYILNVRIAGRFYDREALRQGGKRGKDLTCIGVRCFRESFYIIAAVTLLGAGVSLLLAWRTREFYRGDLYGKFKEVGMVGVVEGTQQAATPGSAAGVTTTTKDATSGSTGEALDANSSKIDSTKE